The following are encoded in a window of Methylicorpusculum oleiharenae genomic DNA:
- a CDS encoding PilZ domain-containing protein, whose protein sequence is MNSETSIDKRKFHRIFYNAQAELSNGQTTWKCQIRDLSLKGCLLNFSEAWQGEIDSIYILSFALSNDLSISMSVSVSHVIGDNAGFKCEHIDIESITALRRLVELNLGNSELLERDLASLAECFKPDSE, encoded by the coding sequence ATGAACTCAGAAACCTCAATAGACAAGCGCAAATTTCACCGGATTTTTTATAACGCGCAGGCAGAATTGAGCAATGGACAAACTACATGGAAATGTCAAATTCGTGACCTTTCACTGAAAGGCTGTTTATTAAATTTTTCTGAGGCTTGGCAGGGTGAAATCGATAGCATTTATATACTGTCGTTCGCTTTATCCAATGACCTCAGCATTTCCATGTCGGTCTCTGTATCTCATGTAATCGGGGATAATGCGGGGTTTAAATGCGAACATATCGATATAGAAAGCATCACCGCACTCAGACGCCTGGTCGAACTCAACTTGGGAAACAGCGAATTGCTGGAGAGAGATTTGGCCTCGCTGGCCGAATGCTTTAAACCCGATAGTGAGTAA